The following proteins are co-located in the Nonlabens ponticola genome:
- the gyrB gene encoding DNA topoisomerase (ATP-hydrolyzing) subunit B — translation MSEENKKNYGADQIQALEGMEHVRMRPSMYIGDVGTRGLHHLVYEVVDNSIDEALAGYCDNIEVIINEDNSITVTDDGRGIPVDIHKKEGVSALQVVMTKIGAGGKFDKDSYKVSGGLHGVGVSCVNALSDHLKATVYRDGKIWEQEYERGKAMYPVKAVGDTDKRGTMVTFLPDRSIFQQTTEYNYVTLANRLRELAFLNKGIKIVLIDRRVKDENGNIIEEVFQSEEGLKEFIRFLDDTRHPIIEDVISMEGEKNGIPVEVAMIYNDSYSENLHSYVNNINTHEGGTHLSGFRRGLTTTLKKYADNSGLLDKLKFDIQGDDFREGLTAIVSVKVQEPQFEGQTKTKLGNREVTSAVSQAVSTMLEDYLEEHPNDAKTIVQKVILAAQARHAARKAREMVQRKTVMSGGGLPGKLSDCSETDPEKCEVFLVEGDSAGGTAKQGRDREFQAILPLRGKILNVEKAMQHKVFENEEIRNIFTALGVTIGTEDDSKALNLEKLRYHKVVIMCDADIDGSHIATLILTFFFRYMRELVENGYIYIATPPLYLVKKGAKKRYAWSDKERDEIAEEFGGGANIQRYKGLGEMNADQLWDTTMNPEFRTLRQITIDSLPEADRVFSMLMGDEVPPRREFIEKNAIYANIDA, via the coding sequence TAGGAACTCGTGGTTTGCACCACCTAGTGTATGAGGTTGTCGATAATTCTATCGATGAGGCCCTTGCTGGTTATTGCGACAATATAGAGGTCATCATCAACGAGGATAACAGTATCACAGTGACTGATGATGGTCGTGGTATTCCTGTTGATATTCACAAGAAGGAAGGCGTGTCTGCATTGCAGGTTGTAATGACCAAAATTGGTGCTGGTGGTAAGTTTGATAAAGATTCTTACAAGGTTTCTGGTGGACTGCACGGTGTTGGTGTAAGTTGTGTGAATGCACTCTCAGACCATTTGAAGGCTACCGTTTATCGTGATGGTAAAATATGGGAGCAAGAATATGAACGTGGCAAAGCCATGTATCCAGTAAAAGCCGTAGGCGATACAGATAAACGAGGTACGATGGTAACGTTCTTACCTGACCGCTCAATCTTCCAACAAACTACAGAATATAACTATGTAACGCTAGCCAATAGGTTGCGTGAGCTTGCTTTTCTTAATAAGGGAATCAAGATCGTTCTTATAGATCGACGCGTCAAGGATGAGAACGGCAATATTATAGAGGAAGTTTTTCAGTCAGAAGAAGGACTGAAAGAATTTATACGTTTTCTAGATGATACGCGTCATCCAATTATTGAGGATGTGATTTCCATGGAAGGTGAGAAGAATGGTATTCCGGTTGAGGTAGCCATGATCTATAACGATAGCTACTCAGAGAATTTGCACTCGTATGTAAACAACATCAATACGCATGAAGGTGGAACACATTTAAGTGGTTTCCGTCGCGGGTTGACTACTACACTTAAAAAATATGCAGATAATTCTGGATTGTTGGATAAGTTGAAGTTTGATATTCAAGGTGATGATTTCCGTGAAGGTCTTACAGCTATTGTATCTGTAAAAGTGCAGGAGCCGCAATTTGAAGGACAGACCAAAACCAAACTAGGTAATCGCGAGGTAACCAGCGCGGTTTCTCAAGCGGTATCTACCATGCTAGAAGATTATCTTGAGGAGCATCCCAATGATGCGAAAACTATTGTGCAAAAAGTAATCCTTGCCGCACAAGCACGTCACGCAGCCCGTAAGGCACGCGAGATGGTACAGCGTAAAACCGTGATGAGTGGTGGTGGACTACCAGGAAAACTTTCTGACTGTTCTGAAACTGATCCAGAGAAATGTGAAGTATTCCTTGTCGAGGGTGACTCGGCTGGTGGAACGGCGAAACAAGGTCGTGACCGTGAGTTTCAAGCAATTTTACCATTGCGTGGTAAGATCTTGAATGTGGAGAAAGCCATGCAGCACAAGGTTTTTGAAAATGAGGAAATACGCAACATATTTACCGCATTGGGTGTCACTATTGGAACCGAAGATGATTCTAAAGCGCTGAATCTTGAGAAACTGCGCTATCACAAGGTAGTCATCATGTGTGATGCAGATATTGACGGTTCTCACATTGCGACGCTAATACTTACCTTCTTTTTCAGATACATGCGCGAGCTTGTAGAAAATGGTTACATCTACATTGCAACGCCGCCATTGTACCTAGTGAAAAAAGGCGCTAAGAAGCGTTATGCATGGAGTGATAAAGAACGCGATGAGATTGCGGAGGAATTTGGCGGTGGTGCAAATATCCAGCGCTACAAGGGACTAGGCGAGATGAATGCAGACCAATTATGGGATACCACCATGAATCCTGAATTTAGAACACTGCGTCAAATAACGATTGACAGCCTACCAGAAGCTGATCGTGTATTCTCTATGTTGATGGGTGATGAAGTGCCACCTAGACGTGAGTTTATTGAGAAAAATGCTATTTATGCAAACATAGACGCCTAA
- a CDS encoding DUF6588 family protein encodes MKKVLLTFILSVTALIATAQNGITDVLAAGVGAATLYTESYITPAAEAFTYNQAAGWYNDSRALDQWKFKVQIRANGTFSPDEERSFVLDPAQYEALIQESYDERNIFGADVTVTFQDGTQRPRRVATALGTNDPDEFLVVNTQLDLFGVEEEFEIQLAQGLGNAGLDLVPSAFLQAGVGLGFGLEAKVRYTPEIEVDEARIQLLGGGLQWQLSEVLDPEDKLPLEFSVLAAYTRIDALYDFEDGDLIEGTNQRLESDTNSYVFSAIVGTDYKVLNFYGGLNYVTGNTQTDVLGTYRASTTFSGFTLSQTFVDPISVESSVSSLVGTVGTKLSLGFFEISADYTLGAYDTATAALNFKF; translated from the coding sequence ATGAAAAAAGTACTGCTCACCTTCATATTAAGTGTCACTGCACTAATCGCAACTGCCCAAAATGGTATTACTGACGTGCTCGCCGCTGGAGTTGGAGCAGCAACGCTTTATACCGAATCCTATATTACGCCAGCTGCAGAAGCGTTTACCTATAATCAAGCTGCAGGTTGGTATAATGACTCCCGAGCACTTGATCAATGGAAATTCAAAGTGCAAATAAGAGCCAACGGTACATTCTCGCCAGATGAAGAGAGATCATTTGTATTAGATCCTGCGCAATACGAGGCACTAATTCAGGAATCTTATGATGAGCGCAATATTTTTGGTGCTGACGTAACCGTCACTTTTCAAGACGGTACTCAAAGACCACGTCGAGTTGCAACAGCACTAGGAACTAACGATCCAGACGAGTTTTTAGTAGTGAATACACAACTAGATCTTTTTGGTGTAGAAGAAGAATTTGAGATACAACTAGCACAAGGTTTGGGAAATGCAGGTTTAGACTTGGTTCCGTCTGCTTTTTTACAAGCTGGCGTTGGTCTAGGCTTTGGACTTGAAGCCAAGGTAAGATACACACCAGAGATCGAGGTAGATGAGGCTCGTATTCAATTATTAGGTGGTGGACTGCAATGGCAGTTGAGTGAAGTCCTAGATCCAGAAGATAAATTGCCACTAGAATTCTCCGTACTAGCAGCATATACACGTATTGATGCGTTGTATGATTTTGAAGATGGAGACTTGATTGAAGGAACTAATCAACGATTAGAGTCTGATACTAACAGTTATGTATTCTCTGCCATAGTGGGTACTGATTATAAAGTGCTCAATTTTTATGGTGGACTCAACTATGTGACTGGCAATACTCAAACTGATGTTTTAGGTACATATAGAGCGAGTACCACGTTTTCTGGTTTCACTTTGAGTCAAACATTCGTAGATCCTATATCAGTCGAGAGTAGTGTAAGCAGCCTTGTAGGAACAGTTGGGACTAAATTATCTTTAGGCTTTTTTGAAATAAGTGCAGATTATACGTTGGGAGCCTACGATACGGCAACCGCTGCGCTTAACTTTAAATTCTAG
- the mdh gene encoding malate dehydrogenase: MKVTVVGAGAVGASCAEYIAIKNFASEVVLLDIKEGFAEGKAMDLMQTASLNGFDTKITGVTNDYSKTADSHIAVITSGIPRKPGMTREELIGINAGIVKSVSKSIVEQSPNVILIVVSNPMDTMTYLAHRETGLPKERIIGMGGALDSARFKYRLAEALEAPISDVDGMVIGGHSDKGMVPLTRLATRNSVPASEFLSDERLNQVKEDTKVGGATLTKLLGTSAWYAPGAAVSGLVQAIACDQKKIFPCSALLDGEYGLSDLCIGVPVILGANGIEKIVEIELSDDEKNHLHESAEGVKKTNALI, encoded by the coding sequence ATGAAAGTTACCGTAGTAGGAGCAGGCGCAGTAGGTGCCAGCTGTGCAGAATATATCGCGATCAAGAATTTTGCTAGCGAGGTTGTATTATTAGATATCAAGGAAGGTTTTGCTGAAGGTAAAGCTATGGATCTGATGCAAACTGCATCATTAAACGGTTTTGATACTAAAATTACTGGTGTAACAAATGATTATTCAAAAACTGCAGATTCCCACATCGCAGTCATCACATCAGGAATACCGCGCAAGCCAGGTATGACGCGTGAAGAATTGATAGGAATCAACGCAGGCATTGTAAAATCAGTTTCAAAAAGTATAGTAGAACAGTCACCCAACGTGATCCTAATCGTCGTATCAAATCCTATGGATACCATGACTTATCTAGCACATAGAGAGACTGGATTGCCTAAAGAACGTATCATAGGAATGGGCGGCGCACTAGACAGCGCACGTTTCAAATACAGACTTGCCGAAGCTCTCGAGGCTCCTATATCAGACGTTGATGGAATGGTAATAGGTGGTCACAGCGATAAAGGTATGGTGCCATTGACCAGACTGGCGACACGCAACAGCGTCCCAGCTTCAGAGTTCTTGAGCGATGAGCGATTGAACCAAGTAAAAGAAGATACTAAGGTAGGTGGCGCAACGCTAACCAAATTATTGGGTACCAGCGCATGGTACGCACCTGGCGCGGCTGTATCTGGATTGGTACAAGCAATTGCTTGTGACCAGAAAAAGATTTTCCCATGTAGCGCATTGCTGGATGGCGAGTACGGATTGTCAGACCTTTGTATAGGTGTGCCAGTAATTCTAGGAGCAAACGGTATCGAGAAAATCGTTGAGATTGAACTGTCGGACGATGAGAAAAACCATCTACATGAAAGTGCCGAAGGTGTCAAGAAAACAAATGCACTGATCTAG
- the secDF gene encoding protein translocase subunit SecDF: MQNKGLIRFFAIIFAVVSIYQLTYTVITNKVENEAETYADSSVDEAAPDASAQFEAARKRYLDSVANLEVWGGYTTYADAKDDELKKGLDLKGGINVILQISIRDLLVGMADGSTDGNFRTALDRADERIKDGQQDYFDYFIEEFNAIEGAQLASPDIFANQEMEGRINFDMTNDEVEPILREELQSYMVSAFDVLRKRIDKFGTTQPNIQQLGNSGRILIELPGEKDVKRIKQLLVSTAKLEFWHVYRAQDVVPYLVAANNFWAEKLTAENETAVDDQEDEIEADADDVIEQDNSIESLLNDDNLDVDEDEDLVDEDRLNQSPIIGRILAQGNPGGPIIATFRASDQEIVEGFLNDPQARGNLSAEQRNVRFAWGRPILNEKLGYELIDLYAIRGNAQNEAPLSGGVITAASQEYDLNSNVIVNMSMNGEGARIWEEMTTEAFQNQTQVAVVLDNTVYSAPGINDGPIAGGNSQISGNFTVAEAEDLATVLKAGKLPAKAEIIQSEIIGPSLGQEAINSGLWSFAIALVLVLVWMFFYYGRAGLYADVALLVNILFIFGALASFGAVLTLPGIAGIVLTIGISVDANVLIFERIREELAKGKSQADSIKDGFNNALSSILDANITTFLTAAILYIFGTGPIQGFATTLMIGILTSLFTAIFITRLFIDGYGKNGKSLAFSTAVTKNWFRNVDIDFLKKRKTAYLISGVFIIGSFISLATLQLNLGIDFTGGRKYTVRFDQEMNATEVTSILSADDVFGSAEAKTYGAENQLAISTKYGIDQDDSEVSSEIETKLYNNLQQFLPDGMTQEEFVDVSIEDKEYGIMSNFQVGPTIADDILTGSLYAIFGSLIVVFLYILLRFRRWQFSLGAVAAVFHDVIIVLGVFSATYSFLPFNMEIDQAFIAAILTVIGYSLNDTVVVFDRIREFIAEKTNWDFARTVNGAISSTISRTLNTSLTTLIVLLAIFTFGGESIRGFMFALIIGVIVGTYSSVFIATPIMYDSLRKSKDRPRKAIPEKETK; encoded by the coding sequence ATGCAAAATAAAGGACTGATCAGATTTTTTGCGATCATTTTTGCAGTAGTAAGTATCTATCAACTTACCTACACCGTTATCACCAACAAGGTTGAAAACGAGGCTGAAACTTATGCAGATAGCAGTGTCGATGAGGCCGCGCCAGATGCGAGTGCTCAATTTGAGGCCGCTAGAAAAAGATACCTCGACAGTGTGGCAAACCTTGAAGTTTGGGGTGGTTACACGACCTATGCAGATGCAAAGGATGATGAGCTCAAGAAAGGTCTTGACCTTAAAGGTGGTATCAATGTGATCCTCCAAATCTCTATAAGAGATCTTCTCGTGGGAATGGCAGATGGATCGACTGATGGGAACTTCCGTACGGCGCTTGATCGTGCAGATGAGCGCATCAAGGATGGTCAGCAAGATTACTTTGACTACTTCATTGAAGAGTTCAACGCCATTGAAGGTGCGCAGTTGGCATCACCAGATATTTTTGCAAATCAAGAGATGGAAGGTCGTATCAATTTTGATATGACAAATGATGAGGTTGAACCTATACTACGTGAGGAACTGCAGTCGTACATGGTGAGTGCTTTTGATGTATTGAGAAAGCGTATCGACAAATTTGGTACAACTCAACCTAATATCCAGCAGCTAGGAAATTCTGGTCGTATTCTTATCGAATTGCCAGGTGAGAAGGATGTAAAGCGTATCAAGCAACTACTCGTGAGTACTGCAAAGCTTGAATTCTGGCACGTGTATCGCGCGCAGGATGTGGTTCCTTACCTCGTCGCAGCAAACAACTTCTGGGCAGAAAAACTTACTGCCGAAAATGAGACAGCTGTCGATGATCAAGAGGATGAAATTGAAGCCGATGCTGATGATGTTATAGAACAAGATAACTCTATTGAGAGTCTATTGAATGATGATAATCTGGATGTTGACGAGGATGAAGATCTGGTTGATGAAGACAGATTGAATCAAAGTCCTATCATAGGCCGTATACTAGCACAGGGAAATCCTGGTGGTCCTATCATCGCTACCTTTAGAGCTAGTGATCAGGAAATTGTTGAAGGATTCTTGAATGATCCACAAGCCCGTGGCAACTTGAGTGCAGAGCAGCGCAACGTACGTTTTGCATGGGGCCGTCCTATTCTTAATGAAAAGTTGGGCTATGAATTGATTGACCTATATGCCATACGTGGTAACGCGCAAAACGAGGCGCCACTTTCTGGTGGTGTGATAACTGCAGCGTCACAAGAATACGACTTGAATAGTAATGTGATCGTGAACATGTCCATGAATGGAGAAGGCGCACGTATCTGGGAAGAAATGACGACTGAGGCGTTCCAAAATCAAACGCAAGTAGCGGTTGTTCTTGACAATACGGTTTACAGCGCACCTGGAATCAATGATGGTCCTATCGCTGGTGGTAACTCTCAAATCTCTGGTAATTTTACGGTTGCTGAGGCTGAAGATCTTGCTACGGTACTTAAAGCTGGTAAACTTCCTGCAAAAGCAGAAATTATTCAAAGTGAGATTATTGGCCCATCACTAGGTCAAGAAGCAATCAATAGTGGTTTATGGTCATTTGCCATTGCCTTGGTACTAGTGCTTGTGTGGATGTTCTTCTACTACGGTCGCGCTGGTTTGTATGCAGATGTTGCCTTGCTGGTAAATATCTTGTTCATTTTTGGTGCGTTGGCATCATTTGGAGCGGTATTAACATTGCCTGGAATTGCAGGTATTGTATTAACGATAGGTATATCGGTAGATGCTAACGTACTGATCTTTGAGCGCATACGTGAAGAACTTGCCAAAGGTAAATCACAAGCCGATAGTATCAAGGACGGTTTCAATAACGCATTGAGTTCTATTCTAGATGCAAACATCACGACGTTCTTGACGGCAGCGATTCTTTACATTTTTGGTACGGGTCCTATCCAAGGATTTGCTACAACCTTGATGATCGGTATTCTTACTTCATTGTTTACGGCCATCTTTATCACGCGTCTATTTATTGACGGTTATGGTAAGAATGGTAAGTCGTTAGCCTTTAGTACTGCGGTTACTAAGAACTGGTTCCGTAATGTGGATATAGACTTCTTGAAGAAGCGCAAGACAGCTTACTTGATTTCTGGTGTGTTTATCATAGGAAGTTTTATCTCACTAGCGACCTTGCAATTAAATCTTGGTATTGATTTCACTGGTGGTCGTAAGTATACGGTACGTTTTGATCAGGAAATGAATGCTACCGAGGTGACTAGCATCTTGAGTGCAGATGATGTCTTTGGCAGTGCAGAAGCCAAAACCTATGGTGCAGAGAACCAACTTGCTATTAGTACCAAATATGGTATTGATCAGGACGATAGTGAGGTAAGCAGTGAGATTGAGACTAAGCTTTACAACAACCTACAGCAGTTTCTGCCAGACGGTATGACTCAAGAAGAGTTTGTGGATGTAAGTATTGAGGATAAAGAATATGGTATCATGTCTAACTTCCAGGTTGGGCCTACCATAGCTGATGATATCTTGACAGGATCTCTATACGCGATTTTCGGGTCACTGATTGTAGTATTCCTCTATATCTTATTGCGTTTCCGTAGATGGCAGTTCTCATTGGGTGCAGTTGCAGCTGTGTTCCATGATGTCATTATTGTATTAGGAGTATTCTCTGCTACCTATAGCTTCTTACCGTTTAACATGGAGATCGATCAGGCATTTATTGCAGCGATCTTGACCGTAATAGGTTACTCCTTGAATGATACGGTGGTAGTGTTTGATAGAATACGTGAGTTTATTGCAGAGAAAACCAATTGGGATTTTGCAAGAACAGTGAACGGTGCGATAAGCAGTACGATCTCTCGAACGTTGAACACGTCATTGACTACTTTGATCGTACTTCTAGCAATCTTCACCTTTGGAGGTGAGAGCATACGTGGTTTCATGTTTGCCTTGATCATAGGTGTTATTGTGGGAACATACTCATCTGTATTTATCGCAACGCCTATCATGTATGATAGCTTGAGAAAATCAAAGGATCGCCCAAGAAAAGCGATTCCAGAAAAGGAAACGAAGTAA
- a CDS encoding alpha/beta hydrolase, with translation MKLSIVFSLAILLFGCSSQDDDLTTQDEPTVAYLKATIVYDEITGVDDNLLSFDVYYPNTDDAALRPVVFYVHGGGWRIGDKANSLENKIALGQREDYILVSTNYRLSPSIAANDPDRIKYPIHNKDIATAFRWVYDNIAQYKGNREQIALLGHSAGAQMVSLMGTNEQFLNEVGLGLGDLSGVASIDTEGYDVLSQVEDGNEIYINAFGTDEQQNRAASPLLNINDVADYPPFFIAKRGSSRRIAQADDFINSLEQVGTTVEQITANQYTHQEINVAIGMIGETAVTEPLAEFLERCFTR, from the coding sequence ATGAAACTATCTATTGTTTTTTCTTTAGCTATTCTACTATTCGGTTGCAGCAGCCAAGACGATGATTTGACAACACAAGACGAGCCAACTGTTGCGTATCTAAAAGCCACTATTGTTTATGATGAGATAACTGGCGTGGACGATAATTTGTTGAGTTTTGATGTCTATTATCCAAATACGGATGATGCCGCCTTGCGTCCGGTAGTTTTTTACGTCCATGGTGGTGGGTGGCGTATAGGCGATAAAGCCAATAGTCTAGAGAACAAGATTGCTTTAGGCCAGCGAGAGGATTACATCCTAGTGAGTACTAATTACCGATTGAGTCCTAGTATTGCTGCCAATGATCCAGATAGAATAAAATACCCTATCCATAACAAGGATATTGCAACTGCTTTTAGGTGGGTCTATGATAATATCGCTCAATATAAAGGCAATCGAGAGCAAATTGCTTTATTAGGTCATAGCGCCGGTGCACAGATGGTTTCTTTAATGGGCACCAATGAGCAATTTCTCAACGAAGTAGGATTAGGTTTAGGTGATTTAAGCGGTGTCGCCAGTATTGATACAGAAGGTTATGACGTTCTAAGCCAGGTAGAAGATGGAAATGAAATATATATCAACGCTTTTGGAACAGATGAGCAACAAAATCGTGCAGCATCGCCACTATTGAATATTAATGATGTTGCTGATTACCCACCATTTTTTATTGCCAAAAGAGGCAGCAGTAGGCGCATCGCACAAGCCGATGATTTTATAAATAGCCTTGAACAAGTAGGAACTACCGTTGAGCAAATTACTGCCAACCAATATACGCATCAGGAAATCAATGTAGCCATAGGTATGATTGGTGAGACTGCCGTAACTGAGCCGCTAGCGGAATTTTTGGAGCGATGTTTTACAAGGTAA
- the lgt gene encoding prolipoprotein diacylglyceryl transferase: protein MLPLKVIWNPLEGIDLGFFTIHFYSLSYVIAFVLGWYIIKPMFDREGIDKDKMDPLFMYTVVGCLAGARIGHYLFYETSVLFTDPLHVFLPFRLNPFEWTGFAGMASHGAALGIIIAMFFYSRKHTKKHMFWSLDRLVVPTAIGGFFVRMGNLMNSEIYGKKTDVDWAFKFVRDTGADEVRDALYQTGIRDTDQAIDALVNQPQYTDLLASIPFRHPTQIYEGLGYIAVFIILYLVYWKTDKYQKRGYILGLFFVLLFTVRFFVEYVKVKQVEGGDEFIFGLNTGQMLSIPFVLFGLFLMFRPDSWFTDKRTL, encoded by the coding sequence ATGCTACCACTCAAAGTAATTTGGAATCCGCTAGAGGGAATTGATCTAGGATTTTTTACCATTCACTTTTACAGTCTTTCTTATGTGATTGCCTTTGTACTAGGCTGGTACATTATCAAGCCTATGTTTGATAGAGAAGGCATTGACAAGGATAAAATGGATCCCTTATTCATGTATACCGTTGTTGGCTGTCTTGCTGGTGCGCGTATAGGTCATTACTTGTTTTATGAAACAAGCGTTCTATTTACAGATCCACTGCATGTTTTTCTACCGTTTAGATTAAATCCTTTTGAATGGACTGGTTTTGCTGGTATGGCTAGTCATGGTGCTGCGCTGGGAATTATTATTGCCATGTTCTTTTACAGCCGCAAGCATACTAAAAAACACATGTTCTGGTCGCTGGATCGATTGGTGGTTCCTACCGCGATAGGTGGATTTTTTGTGCGCATGGGTAACCTCATGAATAGCGAGATCTACGGTAAAAAAACAGATGTTGATTGGGCGTTCAAATTTGTGAGAGATACTGGTGCAGATGAAGTGCGTGATGCCTTGTATCAAACAGGCATACGCGATACAGATCAGGCAATAGACGCGCTGGTCAATCAACCGCAATATACAGACTTGCTAGCTTCCATACCATTCAGGCATCCTACACAGATCTATGAAGGTTTAGGTTATATAGCTGTATTTATCATTCTGTATCTCGTGTACTGGAAAACAGATAAGTACCAGAAACGCGGCTATATCCTTGGTTTGTTTTTCGTGCTGTTATTTACCGTGCGCTTCTTTGTAGAGTATGTAAAGGTGAAACAAGTAGAAGGTGGCGACGAGTTTATTTTTGGCCTCAATACGGGTCAGATGTTGAGTATTCCATTCGTGCTTTTTGGTTTGTTCCTAATGTTTAGACCTGATAGCTGGTTTACAGATAAGAGGACGTTGTAA
- the yidD gene encoding membrane protein insertion efficiency factor YidD — protein MKPRWYTMPFIWLVQFYRAAISPYTPASCRYSPTCSQYTLEALQKHGLFKGGWLGIKRIASCHPWGGKGYDPVP, from the coding sequence ATGAAACCGCGCTGGTACACGATGCCATTTATCTGGTTGGTGCAATTTTACCGTGCTGCCATATCGCCTTATACACCAGCAAGTTGTAGATATAGTCCTACTTGTTCTCAATATACGCTAGAAGCCCTGCAAAAACATGGACTTTTTAAAGGTGGCTGGCTAGGAATAAAACGCATCGCCAGCTGTCATCCATGGGGCGGCAAGGGTTATGATCCTGTGCCGTGA
- the cysS gene encoding cysteine--tRNA ligase: MALYKQQELKLYNSMSGEKEAFKSIHEGRIGMYVCGPTVYSNVHLGNCRTFISFDMIYRYLLHLGYKVRYVRNITDAGHLTDDADQGEDKISKKARLEKIEPMEVVQQYTLDFHNVMKKFNALPPNIEPTATGHIVEQIEIIKSILDKGYAYERNGSIYFDVIKFNEDHQYGKLSGRNLEDMIANTRELAAQSEKENPQDFALWKKASPEHIMRWPSPWGDGFPGWHLECTVMSSKYLGETFDIHGGGMDLKFPHHECEIAQGEAAHGHSPVNYWMHTNMLTLEGKKMSKSTGNSILPAELFTGDNDFMEKAFAPSVVRFFMMQAHYRSVLDFSNDAIAAAEKGLNRLKEAVKLLDDLEVSSTSTVDFKGWNSRCYAALNDDFNTPILVAELFEAVKKIHAVKENNETITAEDLNLLKAQLHAFMEDVLGIPLKEEQNTATNEAPMDAAMRLIIDLRATARARKDFETSDKIRDELQEAGIQLKDGADGTTYTIK, encoded by the coding sequence ATGGCTTTATACAAACAGCAAGAATTGAAGCTCTACAATTCTATGAGCGGCGAGAAAGAGGCATTCAAATCCATCCATGAAGGACGCATAGGAATGTATGTTTGTGGACCTACCGTATATAGCAACGTGCATCTAGGAAACTGCCGTACGTTCATAAGCTTTGACATGATCTATCGCTACCTATTGCACCTGGGCTACAAGGTGAGATATGTGCGTAATATCACTGATGCTGGACACCTGACCGACGATGCAGATCAAGGTGAGGACAAGATCTCAAAAAAGGCACGACTAGAAAAAATTGAGCCTATGGAAGTAGTGCAGCAATACACGCTGGACTTTCATAACGTGATGAAAAAATTCAATGCGTTACCGCCTAATATTGAGCCTACCGCAACGGGACACATCGTAGAACAGATTGAGATCATCAAATCGATTCTGGATAAAGGTTATGCATATGAGCGTAATGGCTCCATTTATTTTGATGTGATCAAATTCAATGAGGATCACCAGTATGGTAAATTGAGCGGTCGCAATTTGGAAGACATGATCGCCAATACACGTGAACTTGCAGCGCAAAGCGAGAAAGAAAACCCACAGGATTTTGCCTTGTGGAAAAAAGCATCTCCAGAACATATTATGAGATGGCCTAGTCCATGGGGCGATGGTTTCCCAGGATGGCACCTAGAATGTACGGTGATGAGTTCCAAATATCTAGGCGAGACCTTTGACATTCATGGTGGTGGTATGGATCTTAAATTCCCGCATCACGAGTGCGAGATTGCACAAGGTGAGGCGGCACATGGTCACAGCCCAGTCAATTACTGGATGCATACTAACATGTTGACGCTTGAGGGCAAAAAAATGTCAAAGTCAACCGGTAACAGCATCCTACCAGCCGAACTTTTCACAGGCGACAACGACTTTATGGAAAAGGCGTTTGCGCCTAGCGTGGTACGCTTTTTTATGATGCAGGCGCATTATCGATCTGTTTTAGATTTTAGTAATGATGCCATCGCAGCTGCAGAAAAAGGCTTGAATCGACTTAAAGAAGCCGTAAAACTATTGGATGATCTAGAAGTCTCTTCTACCTCGACTGTTGATTTTAAAGGCTGGAATAGCCGTTGCTACGCTGCGCTCAATGATGACTTCAATACACCTATTCTTGTAGCAGAATTGTTTGAAGCCGTCAAAAAGATTCACGCCGTTAAGGAAAATAACGAGACCATCACTGCCGAAGATCTCAATCTACTGAAAGCGCAGTTACATGCTTTCATGGAAGATGTATTGGGAATTCCTTTAAAAGAAGAACAAAACACAGCTACTAATGAAGCACCTATGGACGCGGCTATGCGATTGATCATCGATCTGCGTGCTACCGCAAGGGCTCGTAAGGATTTTGAGACAAGTGATAAGATACGTGATGAGTTACAGGAAGCTGGCATCCAACTCAAGGACGGCGCAGACGGCACGACTTATACTATCAAGTAA